One Gemmatimonadaceae bacterium genomic window, CTGATCCAGACGGTCGGACGCGCGGCGCGCCACATCAACGGCCGAGCCATCTTCTACGCCGACAGAATGACAGGCTCGATGGAGCGCGCGATCAGCGAGACTGGACGCCGCCGCGAGATGCAGCGGGCGTACAACATCGAGCACGGCGTCACGCCGATAAGCGTTACCAAGAGCACGGAACAGGTTCGCTTCATCACGCGCGTAGCGGATGCGCGCGAGGCAAGAGAGGCGCGCGAAGGGGAACAGGCGCGTCGCGTCGCGGAATCTGCGACGGCGTACGGTGCGATGAATCCGGCGGAGCTCATCGCGCAGCTCGAGCAGGAAATGAAGCAGGCGGCTGCGGCGCTGGATTTCGAAACGGCGGCGCGGCTTCGCGATCAGCTGTTCGAGATCAAGGCTAAGGCGGACTGCACGCGCGCCCGGTCTCGCGGTGCGTTCGCCGGCATTCAGGTGCGACGGTAGTGCAGGCGCACCGCCACGTCGTACCGCCTCTCGCGGAGCGGAGTCGGCTGGTGCTCGACGAGGAAGAGCTCCGTGAATGGGGCAAGGAGCTGGGGCGCGCGAGCTCTCCTCCACTGATGATCACACTTACCGGCGACCTGGGCGCAGGAAAAACGACCCTCGCACAGGCGATCTGCGACGGATATGGCGTCGAGGAGCCGGTCACGAGTCCATCCTATGCTCTCGTGCACCGCTATTCAGCGCCTCGCTCGCCCGTGTATCATGTCGATCTGTACCGACTCGACAATCCGTCGCAGCTCACGAATATCGGCTGGGACGATCTCGTGGCCGAGCACGCGATGATTCTCGTCGAGTGGCCGGAGCGCGCGGGGGCGCGGATTCCCGTAGATCATCTGCCGATCGATATCGACTATTCCGCCGAGGATCCGGATCGGCGGCTGCTCCTCGCCGGCTGATGACCGATTACACTCTCGCTCTCGAAGGCGCGACCTACGCCGGCAGCGTCGCGCTTCTGCGCGGACGCACCGTGATCGCCGAAACAACACTGTCCGACACAGCCATTCCGTCTCGCGATGGCCGCGAAGAAAGAGTGCTGCCATCAGTTGCGGAGTGTCTCGACGAAGCGCGCGTTCGTGTCAACGAAATCAGCCGCGTCGTGTGCGGCTCCGGCCCCGGCAGCTTCACGAGCCTGCGCATCGCCGCGTCAATCGCGAAAGGAGTCGCAGTAGGCACAGGCTGTCCGATGTACGCGGTCTCGTCGCTGCTCCTTTCGGTCTCGTCGTCTCCGGGCGCGCTGGAAAAGGGATTCTATTTGTCGGTGCTGCCCGCGATGCGCGACGAGTGGTTCGCGATGCTCGTCGAATATGAGAATCCGGATTCGATCGCGCAGCGCGGAGACGTCGCCATCGTCGCGGAGACCGGGCTCGCGCGCGCGGCGGCTGCGGAGGGAGCAATTTTGCTCGGGCCCGGGCAGGAGGTTGACTCCCGCCCACACGCTCGAGGGGTGGCAGCTCTCCTCGACGGTATACTGTCGACCGGCCCCGTGCCGATCGAGACCTGGGAGCCGCATTACGGGCGTCTGGCAGAGGCGCAGGTGCGCTGGGAGCTGGCTCACGGAAAGGCGTTGGGGGCTAGTGCGTGACGCCGGCGACGACGGTTGATGCGAATTTCCGATCGGCGACGCTGGCGGACGTGCCTGCGATTGTCGAGATAGAGCGCATCTCGTTCGGCGACCCATGGTCCGAGGCTACGTTTCGGGACCTGCTCAGTTTGCGCCACGCTATCTTTCTCGTCGCGACTGAAGGTCGCGCGGCATCGGTTTGCGGATACGTGATCGCCGCGGTCGTGGCGGGCGAAGCCGAGGTATTGAATCTGGCGGTGGCGCCTCAGTCGCGGGGGCGTGGGCTGGGAGGGAGACTCCTCGACGCTGGACTTGGAATCGTGGGAGAGCGAGGCGCGCGGGAAGTTTTTCTCGAGGTGCGCGAATCGAACATCGCCGCTCTCGCGCTCTACTCGTCGCGTGGATTCGCCAGTCTCACGCGCCGCGCGAAGTATTATCGGAACCCTGTCGAAGACGCGCTCGTTCTCCGGCGCGCGGTTGAAGGATTATTGCGGAGGACTTAAGGATGTGCGCCTTCTCGAAGGCGTGTTTACCATAGTGGGCGAGCATAGAAACCCTCGCCGGGAGGCAACGTGAGTCGGAGTCTTAACAAGGCCAGTCTGATCGGAAATCTCGGAAGCGATCCGGAAATTCGCACAACGACAGGCGGCGCGAAGGTGGCGACGTTTTCGCTGGCCACGAGCCGGCAGTGGAACAGCGCCAGTGGAGAGAAACAGGAAAAAACCGAGTGGCACCGCTGCGTGGTGTGGAACGCGAAAGGCACCGGTCTAGCCGACGTCGTCGAGAAATACTGCAAGAAGGGCGACCGTCTGTACGTCGAGGGGCGCATCGAGTACCGCCAGTGGCAGGACAAGGAGAACCAGACCCGCTACACGACGGAGATCAACGTTCGCGATCTCCTGATGCTCGGCGGCGGTGCCGGCGGTGGACGGGGCGCCGATTACGACTCCGATTCGGACTCTCGCGCGCGGACACCCGCCAGGAGCGGCAGTCGAGCAGGCGCGGCAGCGAGCGATACCAACTTCGACGATTTCCCGGCGGCGCTGGAAGATCAGGACGACGATCTGCCCTTCTGAGGGATTGCCGCCACAGAGACACAGAGAACACAGAGGATTACTTCCGCCGTACCGGATTTCGATTGCTCGACTCGTCTTCAGGGCGAACTCACCCTGGCGATCGGGAGACGGAGCTGCAGCGCTGTCCCCCCTAAAAGTGCCGTTCTCTGTGTTCTCTGTGTCTCTGTGGCAGATTTTCCCTCGACGGCGTCAGTGACGCGGAGCAGAGCCGGATAGTCTACTAATCGGCAGGTTAGCCCCTTCGCCGAGCGCCTCGTTGCGCCGGCGGCAGATCCTTCGCGGAGATAATTCATGCAGCCGATCACCGTCCGTGCAGTCGCGCTCAACGACGAGCGGCTCTCGACGAGCATTCTCACGTCTCTCGTTGTCGGGATGACACTCGTTGCGGCCGGAATGCTGTCAGCGCAGACGCCGGTTCCTCCTGCGGGCACGCCGAAGAAGCCCGCGCCGACGGTCGCACCCGTGTCCGCCCCAGTCGAGGGCGAGGTCGTCCACGTCGTAAAGAGAGGCGACACTCTGTGGGACATTGCCAAAGCCTACCTCAAGGACCCGTTCCGCTGGCCGGAAGTCTTCCAGCGAAACACCGATGTCGTCGAGAACCCGCATTGGATCTATCCTGACGAGGTAATCCGGATCCCGGGCAGCGAGGTCAGACCGGAAGTTCTCGCCCGCGTGATGACGAAGCCGGCGCCTAAGCCGGCGCCAAATCTCGAGCGCACCGTATTCTCGACATTGCCAGCCCTGGTGAGTAGTCGAGTCCCCGGGACCGGCGAAGTCATTGGTCGTGAGCGTCCCGGTGCCGTGCGCGTAGGAGAAGTCGAAGCTGCGCCGTTCGTGGATAGAGAAGGCGGTCCGCGCGGCGCGGGACGGCTGGCTGCAGCGTATGACCGACCTGGCATCGCGGCGAGAGCGAGCGATGCGCGTTTCCAGCTTCAGGATCCCGTTTTCGTAGAGGTGCCGTCAGGCCGTGCGGCGCGCGTCGGTGACAAATATCTCATCGTCGTCCCGGGTGCCTCGATCGGCGAGGAATCGCAGCTGATGATCCCGACGGGAATCGTTCGTGTCGAGAGCATCGAAGCGGGTCAGCCGGCGCTCGCTCGAGTGGTGAGGCAATTCGGCGACATTCGCCTGGATCAGATGCTCGTCGCGGTCGAAAGCGCTGTTCCCTCAGCTACCGCCGCCCGCATTCCCGTCTCCAACGGGCGCTCCGCGCACGTGCTATGGGTTCACAACGATCCCGTTCTCCCAACTCTTCAGAGTTATGTGGTTCTCAGCAGGGAAGCGGGCAACGATGTAGCGGTCGGTGATCAATTCACACTGATGGATGCCACAGTCGACGCGAGTCATCCCGCGCCGGCCGTGCCCGCCGCTGTCGCGCAGGTCGTCCGTGTGACGCCATACGCGATCACAGCTCTCGTCGTGGATCACGATCAGCCGACAGTTCGCGCGGGCATGCCGGCGCGACTCACTGCGAGAATGCGCTAGCGCGAGGCCGTCCGCGGCAAAAATATCGGTGCCTCAGAGGTAGGTAAGGATTAGATTAGGGGCGACAATGACATTGATCGCCCCTATCTCTCCGCAGCTTCGCGCCCGGGACCCTCAACCCGGCGAATGACGGCGCGCGCACTCATTACAGGCGGGGCAGGGTTCATTGGATCGCATGTCGCCGACCTCTTCCTGGGCAACGGCTACGAAGTCGACATCATCGACGACCTTTCGAGCGGAAAAGCCACAAACGTCCCGGAGAGTGCGGCTCTCCACCGGATCAGCGTAACGTCCCCCGAGTCCGCGCGGGTTGTACGCGAGGGGCGATTCGACGTTCTCGTGCACCTCGCGGCGCAGATGGACGTCCGCCGGAGCGTTGCCGATCCGGTGTTCGACGCGACGACGAACATCATTGGCATCGTCAATCTTCTCGAAGCGGTGAGGCAGAGCGGAAACAAGACGCGGGTCGTGTTCACGTCCACTGGGGGCGCTATCTACGGCGACTTCAACCAGCCTCCGAACTTCGAGACGTACGCGAAAGAGCCGGATTCGCCGTATGCAATCTCAAAGCTCTCCTCCGAATACTATCTCGCCTACTACGGCAGAATTCATGGCCTCGAGCACGTTTCGGTGCGCTTCGGAAACGTGTACGGACCGAGGCAGGATCCGCACGGCGAGGCCGGTGTGGTGGCGATTTTCTGCAACCGCATTCTCGAGGGTAAGCCGCTCACCGTTTTCGGCGACGGCGAGCAGACGCGTGACTACGTCTATGTCGGCGACGTTGCTAATGCTGTCTGGCTCGGCGCCACTTTCGCCCTTCCGCCGGCCGGCACGGTTGACGAGCGCAGCTTCAATATCGGCACCGGATTGGGGACGTCCGTGCTCGAGCTGGCGCGCAGCCTACAGGAGGCAGCGGGCAGCAATGTAGAGATACAGTTCGCGCCGCGCAGACCGGGTGAGCAGCAGGAATCGTTTCTCAACGTCGACAAGGCGCGAGCGGTACTCGGCTGGCAACCGCAAGTTTCTCTTGCCGCCGGACTCGCGGAGACATTCGCGTGGGCGGAGGCGACGAGCGG contains:
- the tsaE gene encoding tRNA (adenosine(37)-N6)-threonylcarbamoyltransferase complex ATPase subunit type 1 TsaE, whose translation is MQAHRHVVPPLAERSRLVLDEEELREWGKELGRASSPPLMITLTGDLGAGKTTLAQAICDGYGVEEPVTSPSYALVHRYSAPRSPVYHVDLYRLDNPSQLTNIGWDDLVAEHAMILVEWPERAGARIPVDHLPIDIDYSAEDPDRRLLLAG
- a CDS encoding LysM peptidoglycan-binding domain-containing protein; this translates as MQPITVRAVALNDERLSTSILTSLVVGMTLVAAGMLSAQTPVPPAGTPKKPAPTVAPVSAPVEGEVVHVVKRGDTLWDIAKAYLKDPFRWPEVFQRNTDVVENPHWIYPDEVIRIPGSEVRPEVLARVMTKPAPKPAPNLERTVFSTLPALVSSRVPGTGEVIGRERPGAVRVGEVEAAPFVDREGGPRGAGRLAAAYDRPGIAARASDARFQLQDPVFVEVPSGRAARVGDKYLIVVPGASIGEESQLMIPTGIVRVESIEAGQPALARVVRQFGDIRLDQMLVAVESAVPSATAARIPVSNGRSAHVLWVHNDPVLPTLQSYVVLSREAGNDVAVGDQFTLMDATVDASHPAPAVPAAVAQVVRVTPYAITALVVDHDQPTVRAGMPARLTARMR
- the tsaB gene encoding tRNA (adenosine(37)-N6)-threonylcarbamoyltransferase complex dimerization subunit type 1 TsaB, which produces MTDYTLALEGATYAGSVALLRGRTVIAETTLSDTAIPSRDGREERVLPSVAECLDEARVRVNEISRVVCGSGPGSFTSLRIAASIAKGVAVGTGCPMYAVSSLLLSVSSSPGALEKGFYLSVLPAMRDEWFAMLVEYENPDSIAQRGDVAIVAETGLARAAAAEGAILLGPGQEVDSRPHARGVAALLDGILSTGPVPIETWEPHYGRLAEAQVRWELAHGKALGASA
- the ssb gene encoding single-stranded DNA-binding protein yields the protein MSRSLNKASLIGNLGSDPEIRTTTGGAKVATFSLATSRQWNSASGEKQEKTEWHRCVVWNAKGTGLADVVEKYCKKGDRLYVEGRIEYRQWQDKENQTRYTTEINVRDLLMLGGGAGGGRGADYDSDSDSRARTPARSGSRAGAAASDTNFDDFPAALEDQDDDLPF
- the rimI gene encoding ribosomal protein S18-alanine N-acetyltransferase, yielding MTPATTVDANFRSATLADVPAIVEIERISFGDPWSEATFRDLLSLRHAIFLVATEGRAASVCGYVIAAVVAGEAEVLNLAVAPQSRGRGLGGRLLDAGLGIVGERGAREVFLEVRESNIAALALYSSRGFASLTRRAKYYRNPVEDALVLRRAVEGLLRRT
- a CDS encoding GDP-mannose 4,6-dehydratase — encoded protein: MTARALITGGAGFIGSHVADLFLGNGYEVDIIDDLSSGKATNVPESAALHRISVTSPESARVVREGRFDVLVHLAAQMDVRRSVADPVFDATTNIIGIVNLLEAVRQSGNKTRVVFTSTGGAIYGDFNQPPNFETYAKEPDSPYAISKLSSEYYLAYYGRIHGLEHVSVRFGNVYGPRQDPHGEAGVVAIFCNRILEGKPLTVFGDGEQTRDYVYVGDVANAVWLGATFALPPAGTVDERSFNIGTGLGTSVLELARSLQEAAGSNVEIQFAPRRPGEQQESFLNVDKARAVLGWQPQVSLAAGLAETFAWAEATSGLQKS